Proteins encoded in a region of the Ziziphus jujuba cultivar Dongzao chromosome 3, ASM3175591v1 genome:
- the LOC107413105 gene encoding calcium-transporting ATPase 12, plasma membrane-type-like — translation MDAVMSNKQIKHKKIMNVVKEKDLEGLNKRLKGIKGVAKTLETDINNGIDDDEKKIAQRRKNFGSNAYKKPPPEGFLRTTWRPLQEFAILNKLMNILAALILFLAATAVGSYVPSAHKSKEVMMDGHKIEVLRSARRRKISTSEIVVGDVVCLKMGDKVPADGLFLKGQNLQVEDGESADAVQVNEQNPFLFSGSQVVDGYGGCQMMVTTVGMKKKWCEIMSQHSHDGKSDEEEEIPTVENRVNQLIRSIRNKLALPVALIGSAVVLVRYFTGTTKDIDGNQEFIDGHTTHGDFFGSSVLKFVAAAFVTVVVAIPESLRLCVPLTVFYSKKRMMADMEMVSDLSGWEKMPFVTTICTDKTGTLSVNQMKVETFWVGKYRLVNEAYFSNVSDSLKNLLEEGIALNTSGSVRKSTTPTDKAILSWAVHDLEMDMGVKSTCKVVNLAAFDSQKKRSGVLMEREVDKTVHVHWKGEAEVILEMCSSYYDISGTTSEDLGAEQKAAFQRNIQVMKESSLQCIAFAHIEDQAADATTGDQTDGSRQTLKEDGLVLLALVGINDPSLPQMKSVVEDCQKAGIDVKMFTGNDVSMAKDIARGCGILTGTPNQEEGEVIKGEQFRVYSPNERNEKVDKIRVMENSSPDDKLLMVKTLKKRGHIVAVCGNATNGDAWAMIEADVGISMGIREGTGAGGIGVSSKKISDIVILDGNFASVLKVVRSSIGIYNNIQKFIQFQLTLNLATLAVFIISAIAAGEIPLNSSHVLWLNLIINTLAALALATEKPTEEQIRNRRPLNRGRKEKVPPLISMIMWRNILGQVVYQIAVVLVLLFEADSIFGIEYVTVRNSLIFNAFMLCQVFNEFNARNLENIKSVFKGIHRDIPFLLVIAVTICVQMVFVEFLLYHDRDYFERLELREWSICFGFAVISWPIDWIVKYIPVREKSDVDEA, via the coding sequence ATGGATGCTGTTATGtccaacaaacaaatcaaacacaAAAAGATCATGAACGTTGTGAAGGAGAAGGATTTGGAAGGACTTAATAAGCGGCTGAAAGGGATTAAAGGTGTAGCAAAAACTCTCGAAACCGATATCAACAACGgaattgatgatgatgaaaagaAGATTGCTCAACGACGTAAGAACTTCGGTTCAAACGCATATAAAAAGCCACCTCCAGAAGGTTTTTTACGTACCACATGGCGACCTCTACAAGAATTTGCCATTTTGAACAAGTTGATGAACATTCTTGCTGCGCTTATCCTTTTCCTCGCTGCCACTGCTGTCGGAAGCTACGTGCCCTCAGCTCACAAGTCTAAAGAAGTGATGATGGATGGTCATAAAATAGAAGTTTTGAGAAGTGCTAGACGAAGGAAGATTTCGACATCGGAAATCGTTGTTGGAGATGTGGTTTGCTTGAAGATGGGAGACAAAGTTCCAGCAGACGGCTTGTTCTTAAAAGGGCAGAATCTGCAAGTAGAGGATGGTGAGAGTGCAGACGCCGTACAAGTTAACGAGCAAAATCCATTTCTGTTCTCTGGATCTCAAGTGGTTGATGGTTATGGAGGATGCCAGATGATGGTCACTACAGTTGGAATGAAGAAAAAGTGGTGCGAAATTATGAGTCAACACAGTCACGATGGAAAAAGTGATGAGGAGGAGGAAATTCCCACAGTAGAAAATCGAGTGAACCAGCTCATTCGTTCCATTCGTAACAAGCTTGCTCTACCAGTTGCTTTGATAGGTTCCGCAGTCGTGCTCGTCAGATACTTCACCGGGACCACCAAAGACATTGATGGAAATCAGGAGTTCATTGATGGTCACACTACGCATGGTGACTTTTTCGGTTCTTCAGTGCTGAAATTTGTAGCAGCTGCTTTTGTCACCGTTGTGGTCGCGATTCCAGAAAGCTTGCGGTTATGCGTGCCGCTTACTGTTTTCTACTCCAAGAAGAGAATGATGGCTGACATGGAAATGGTGAGTGACCTCTCCGGTTGGGAGAAAATGCCATTCGTCACCACCATTTGTACGGACAAAACAGGCACTCTCTCCGTGAACCAGATGAAAGTCGAAACGTTTTGGGTGGGCAAGTACCGTTTGGTTAATGAAGCTTACTTTTCGAATGTTTCTGATTCTCTTAAAAATTTGTTGGAAGAGGGAATCGCTCTGAATACAAGTGGCAGTGTTAGAAAAAGTACTACTCCAACTGATAAAGCAATTCTTTCATGGGCAGTTCATGACTTGGAGATGGATATGGGAGTGAAAAGCACGTGTAAAGTTGTTAATCTGGCCGCTTTCGATTCGCAGAAGAAAAGAAGTGGGGTTTTGATGGAAAGGGAGGTAGACAAGACAGTCCACGTTCATTGGAAAGGAGAAGCAGAGGTGATTCTAGAAATGTGTTCAAGCTACTACGATATTTCTGGGACCACCAGCGAAGATCTCGGTGCTGAACAAAAAGCCGCATTCCAACGAAACATTCAAGTTATGAAGGAGAGCAGCCTCCAGTGCATCGCTTTTGCACACATTGAAGATCAAGCGGCTGATGCTACCACTGGAGATCAAACGGATGGAAGTCGTCAAACGCTGAAAGAAGATGGTCTGGTACTATTAGCACTGGTGGGTATCAACGATCCAAGTCTTCCACAAATGAAATCAGTCGTGGAAGATTGTCAGAAGGCCGGAATAGATGTCAAGATGTTCACCGGCAACGATGTTTCCATGGCCAAAGACATAGCCAGAGGGTGTGGAATACTAACAGGTACTCCAAACCAGGAGGAGGGAGAAGTAATAAAAGGTGAGCAGTTTCGAGTCTACTCTCCAaatgaaagaaatgaaaaagttGACAAAATCCGAGTCATGGAAAACTCATCTCCTGATGATAAACTCCTGATGGTGAAAACCTTGAAGAAACGAGGTCACATAGTTGCAGTCTGTGGTAATGCCACAAATGGTGATGCATGGGCAATGATAGAAGCTGATGTGGGAATCTCAATGGGAATCCGAGAAGGCACTGGCGCCGGTGGCATCGGAGTTAGCAGCAAGAAGATCTCCGATATTGTAATCTTGGATGGTAATTTTGCATCGGTGCTTAAAGTTGTGAGATCGAGTATTGGGATTTACAACAACATACAGAAATTCATACAGTTTCAGCTCACTCTCAATCTTGCTACTCTTGCTGTATTCATTATCTCAGCAATTGCTGCAGGTGAAATCCCATTGAACTCAAGCCACGTCTTGTGGCTGAACTTGATTATAAACACACTGGCTGCTCTAGCTCTTGCCACAGAGAAGCCCACTGAAGAACAGATCAGAAACAGGAGGCCACTTAATAGGGGTAGGAAAGAGAAAGTGCCACCACTCATATCCATGATCATGTGGAGGAATATCTTGGGTCAAGTTGTGTATCAGATTGCTGTCGTTTTGGTATTACTCTTCGAGGCCGATTCGATTTTTGGTATAGAATATGTCACGGTAAGGAACAGCTTGATCTTCAATGCTTTCATGCTCTGCCAAGTTTTTAATGAATTCAATGCAAGAAATCTGGAGAATATTAAGAGCGTGTTTAAAGGAATACACAGGGACATACCGTTTCTACTTGTTATTGCAGTAACCATTTGTGTTCAGATGGTATTTGTGGAATTTCTTCTGTACCATGACAGGGATTATTTTGAGAGGTTGGAGTTGAGGGAATGGAGTATATGCTTTGGATTTGCTGTCATTTCTTGGCCTATTGATTGGATCGTCAAGTACATACCTGTTCGGGAGAAATCGGACGTGGACGAGGCCTGA
- the LOC107413104 gene encoding calcium-transporting ATPase 12, plasma membrane-type-like translates to MDVKSIKVKHIEHKKIMKVVKEKDVERLNKQLKGIKGVAETLETDINNGILDDEKKIARRRKRFGSNAYKKPPPEGFLPSIWRPLQEFAILNNLVNILAALILFIAASAVGRYIPSARKSKLMMNGNKFEVLRGGRRRKISISEIVVGDVVCLKIGDKVPADGLFLKGHNLQVEDGEGGDNVHVVSETNPFLFSGSQVVDGYGCQMMVTSVGMKAKWCKTMREHSRDRKSEERIATVEKRLNRLIASIRKNLALPIALIGFVVVTIRYFTGTTKGIDGNQEFSDGHITHGGFFDSSVLKFLAAAFTTIVVAIPESLRLCVPLTIYYSKKRMVAGMEMVSDLSGWETMPFVTTICADKTGTLSMNQMKVDKFWAGRYSSENEAYFLNASNSFKKLLEEGIALNTSVRNGTPTDKAVISWAVHELDIDMEVRSRCTVLKYVVFDSENIQSGVLIKRVADNTVHVHWKGEAEAILAMCSSYYDSSGTTNELVDTQRAEFRQIIQGMKESSLHCIAFAHNNVVTGDDQGGQQETLKEDGLVLLALVGVKDPRGPELNEAVKDCRNAGVDVKMFTSDDLSSAIDIARQCGILGPDRDNNTVVMKGEEFRSYSQRERMEKVDNMEVMASSSPDDKLLMVKTLKKQGHIVAVCGNTTNGDALAMLEADVGISMGIQGRGNTDDVHVSSEKISDIVILDGNFATVPKVLRSSLGIYNNIQRFIQFQLTLNLATLAVFFISVVSAGEIPLNTTQVLWLNLVINTLASLALAVDQMPPDKELIRFRRPQQLKGRREKVPPLISNTMWRNILGQVLYQIAVVLVLLFQAKSFFGVQGIAERNSLIFNAFMLCQVFNEFNARSLGGIKSVFKGIHRDISFLILVAITICVQIAFGELFLYNDSDYFVRLGGWQWCMCFGFSGISWPIDWGVKYVPVPEEPHMDEEGRVFYVVETRAQPGNVLVERRVEPGNNR, encoded by the coding sequence ATGGATGTCAAGTCCATCAAAGTCAAACATATCGAACACAAAAAGATAATGAAAGTTGTGAAGGAGAAAGATGTGGAACGACTTAACAAGCAACTGAAAGGGATTAAAGGTGTAGCAGAAACTCTCGAAACCGATATCAACAACGGAATTCTTGATGATGAAAAGAAGATTGCTCGACGACGCAAAAGATTCGGTTCGAACGCATACAAGAAGCCGCCTCCGGAGGGTTTTCTACCTTCCATATGGCGACCTCTACAAGAGTTTGCCATTTTAAACAACTTGGTGAACATTCTTGCAGCTCTTATCCTTTTCATCGCTGCCTCTGCAGTCGGAAGGTACATACCCTCAGCTCGAAAGTCTAAATTGATGATGAATGGTAACAAATTTGAAGTTTTGAGAGGTGGGAGAAGAAGGAAGATTTCGATATCCGAAATCGTTGTCGGAGATGTGGTTTGCTTGAAGATCGGAGACAAAGTTCCAGCAGACGGCTTGTTCTTAAAAGGTCATAACCTGCAAGTAGAGGACGGTGAGGGTGGTGACAACGTACATGTTGTTAGCGAGACGAATCCATTTCTGTTTTCTGGTTCTCAAGTTGTTGACGGTTATGGCTGCCAGATGATGGTCACTTCAGTTGGAATGAAGGCAAAGTGGTGCAAAACGATGAGGGAACACAGCCGCGATAGAAAAAGCGAGGAGAGAATCGCCACAGTAGAAAAACGATTGAACCGGCTCATTGCTTCGATTCGCAAGAACCTTGCTTTACCAATTGCTTTGATAGGCTTCGTAGTCGTGACCATCAGATACTTCACCGGGACCACCAAAGGCATCGACGGAAATCAGGAGTTCAGTGACGGTCACATCACGCATGGTGGCTTTTTCGATTCTTCAGTGCTGAAATTTTTAGCGGCTGCTTTCACCACTATTGTGGTTGCGATCCCAGAAAGCTTGCGACTGTGCGTGCCGCTCACTATTTACTATTCGAAGAAGAGAATGGTGGCTGGCATGGAAATGGTGAGTGACCTCTCCGGATGGGAAACCATGCCGTTTGTCACCACCATTTGTGCGGACAAAACAGGCACTCTCTCCATGAACCAGATGAAGGTCGATAAGTTTTGGGCAGGCAGGTACTCTTCGGAAAACGAAGCTTACTTCTTGAATGCttctaattcttttaaaaaattattggagGAGGGAATCGCTCTGAATACAAGTGTTAGAAATGGTACCCCAACTGATAAAGCAGTTATTTCATGGGCAGTTCATGAGTTGGATATTGATATGGAAGTGAGAAGCAGGTGTACAGTTCTTAAATACGTTGTTTTCGATTCGGAGAACATACAAAGTGGGGTTTTGATCAAAAGGGTAGCAGACAACACAGTCCACGTTCATTGGAAAGGAGAAGCAGAAGCGATTCTAGCGATGTGTTCGAGCTACTACGACAGTTCGGGAACAACCAACGAGCTGGTTGATACACAAAGAGCGGAATTCCGGCAAATCATTCAAGGTATGAAAGAGAGCAGCCTCCATTGCATTGCTTTTGCACACAATAATGTTGTTACTGGAGATGATCAGGGTGGACAACAAGAAACGCTGAAAGAAGATGGTCTAGTACTACTTGCACTGGTGGGTGTCAAAGATCCACGTGGTCCGGAATTGAATGAAGCCGTTAAAGATTGTCGAAATGCGGGAGTAGATGTCAAGATGTTCACCAGTGATGATCTATCCAGCGCAATAGACATAGCTAGGCAATGTGGAATACTCGGTCCAGACCGGGACAACAACACAGTAGTAATGAAAGGTGAGGAGTTTCGAAGCTATTCTCAAAGGGAAAGAATGGAAAAAGTTGACAATATGGAAGTGATGGCAAGTTCATCTCCTGATGATAAACTCCTAATGGTGAAAACTTTGAAGAAACAAGGCCACATCGTTGCAGTTTGTGGTAATACCACAAATGGTGATGCATTGGCAATGTTAGAAGCTGACGTTGGAATCTCAATGGGAATCCAAGGACGAGGCAACACCGATGACGTCCACGTCAGCAGCGAGAAGATCTCTGATATTGTAATCCTGGATGGTAATTTTGCAACGGTGCCTAAAGTTTTGAGATCGAGTTTGGGCATTTACAACAACATCCAGAGATTCATACAGTTTCAGCTCACTCTCAATCTTGCTactcttgctgtattctttATTTCAGTTGTTTCTGCAGGTGAAATCCCATTGAACACCACCCAAGTACTGTGGCTCAACTTGGTTATAAACACACTGGCTTCTCTGGCTCTCGCCGTGGATCAAATGCCCCCTGACAAAGAACTTATCAGATTCAGAAGGCCACAACAACTTAAGGGTAGGAGAGAGAAAGTGCCGCCACTCATATCAAACACCATGTGGAGGAATATCTTGGGTCAAGTTCTGTATCAGATTGCTGTCGTTTTGGTTTTACTCTTCCAGGCCAAATCGTTTTTTGGTGTACAAGGTATTGCCGAAAGGAACAGCTTGATCTTCAATGCTTTCATGCTCTGCCAAgttttcaatgaattcaatgcAAGAAGTCTAGGTGGGATTAAGAGCGTGTTCAAAGGAATACACAGGGACATATCGTTTCTGATTCTTGTAGCAATAACAATTTGTGTTCAGATAGCGTTTGGGGAATTATTTCTGTACAATGACAGTGATTATTTTGTGAGGTTGGGGGGGTGGCAATGGTGTATGTGTTTTGGATTTTCAGGGATTTCTTGGCCTATCGATTGGGGGGTCAAGTACGTACCTGTTCCGGAGGAACCGCACATGGACGAAGAGGGTCGAGTTTTCTATGTTGTGGAAACACGGGCGCAGCCAGGAAATGTATTGGTGGAAAGACGGGTGGAGCCAGGAAATAATCGCTAG